AGCGGTAGAAGAACGGCGTCGCGAATTCGTGCTCGGCGGCGGGTCGGCGAGTCAGTCGCGCCAGCACCTGGCGGAGACCGAACAGGTCGAAGTGGTCGATCAGGTAGGTGCTGATCAGCACGGTGAGCCAACCGGCGGCGCTGACGGCGACGAGCAGGGTGCGCCACGGCTGCGCGATCACGTGCCACACGTCGGCGGTGATCGGACGCCACGCGGCAATCAGCACGATCAAACAGACGTTGGTGGCCAGCACATAGGTGGATCGCTCTGCGCTGGTGGGGATTACGCGGGTCCAGCGCCGTTTGAACGCCGGCCGTGCCATGACGCTGTGCTGGACACCGAACAGCGCGAGCACGGCGAGATCGGTGAGCACCGCCCCGACGGTGACGGCTCCGTCGCCGTTGCCGTGGTCGATGGTCGTGGGAATGAGCTGGACGCCGCCTACGGTGAGACGCGCGTCGGCGACGAACCCGATCAGGTACAGGAATACGAGCAGGAAGACTGCATAGACGGCGAAGCCGTACGCGGCGACGACCACGCCTCCGACCGCGCTTTCTGCGGGTCGCGACGACGACTCATCAGCACGAGTCACGGGATCAGTGTCCTCCGTCTCCGGCCGATACACCAGGGTGTGCACTCAGCCCTCCGGCTGAGCTTGGTGCCGCGACAAGGCGCTGCGCGCCGTCCCGGGGTCGCGGCACCAAGCTGGTCAGCCGGCCAGACCGCTCTTGATCGCGGCGTCCTGCTTCTGGCCGATGTCAGTGGCGAACGCCGGCGGCACCGGGTCGTCGGGTTTTCCGTCAAACTCAAGCGTGACAAAGGCTTTGCCTTCGGTGAACAGCAACACGGTCACCGACTTCGAGCCGTCGGGCGAGGTGCCCTGCACGATAGTTCCGCCCTCGCCGACGGCCGCGGGTTGCGCTTCCCCGCCGGTCACGTTGCTGCTCAGCGACGACTTCGCGCCGTCCAGGGCGGTGGCGGCGCCCGCCGAGTCCGGCAGGATCATGATCGTGTCGCCGATTTCACGGGTGTCGGCCTGGTTGCTGAAAACGCCTGCGACACCTGTCTTTCCGTTCGGGTTCTCCGTCGGCGGCGAGAGGGTGAAGGTGTCGCCGGGCAGCGTGATGTCCTCGGCCTTGATCAGCAACTTGGCGTAACCGCCCGACGGGGCCTCCGAGGAACTCGGTTCCGCTGTGGAGCTCTTGGCGGTGGCCGAGGCCGACGACGACGTCGAAGCCGGCTTGTCCGACTTGCTGCTGCAGCCCGTCACCGATAGACCCACCAGCACGGTGGCCGCCGTCAGGCCCGCCACCGCGATCACCGGGGTTTTCATCAAAGCGCTCCTTAGTTGATTTGCCCGCGCGATCCGCGCGTGGACGCGAACCATTTTCGGGGTTGCTGGCACCGTAACCCCACGGCGCTGCTAGTGCGGATAATTATTCAGTTTTGGTGGCTCTAGTTAACCTAGATTTTACATTGATTGCAATGTATTCCCTTCCTTTCGCGTGCAATACTTCGCCGATTCATCTATCTGAGATGACTGAAAGGCAGACATGGCGCACTCGTTTTCGCGGACACTATTCGTCGCTAGTGCAATTACCGGAACCCTGATCGGCACCGCGGCGTGCTCGAGCGGTCCCAAGATGGTGAGCAAGGACGACATCGCCAAACAGATCAGCGCCAAGATGACCGACGCCGCCGGCAACAAGCCGGACTCGGTCAGCTGCCCGGACGGCCTGAAGGGTCAGGTCGGCGCGCAACTGAACTGCGCGATGAAGATCAAGGGGCAGGACTACAACGTCAACGTCACCGCTACCAGCGTGAAGGGCGACGACGTCGAGTTCGACATGGTCGAGACGGTCGACAAGGACCTGGTGGCGAGCAAGGTCAGCGAGCAGCTCACCGAGAAGGTCGGCCGTAAGCCGGACTCGGTGACGTGCCCGGACAACCTGAAGGGCACCCCGGGTTCGACGCTGCGCTGCGAGCTCAAGGACGACGGCCAGGCCTATGGGGTCACGGTGACGGTCACCGACGTCGACGCCGGCGATGTGCACTTCGATTTCAAGGTCGACGATCAAGCCAAGTAATTGACACAAGCGTCTTCCAATCGATTTCCAATCATCGGTGCGTATTGTCTGCGCGCCATAAACGAATTAACGGGGCTATGGAAGGGCGGCAGATGCCGGCAATGAATTGGTTAACGCGGTTAATTGCGTTTGCTGCAGCGGCTTTACTGGTGTGTACCGGCTGCAGTACGACCAAAGCCTCGAAGCCGGTGCCGAAATCGGCCGATCCGGCCGCGTCGGTGCAGATCCACGGCGATGCCGCCGACCCGGTCAACAAGCTCGCCATCAAGGCGATCGCCGACCTGCAGACCTATTGGGGCAGCGAATTCCCGAAGCTGTACGGCCACGACTACACCCCGGTCAAGGGCGGCTTTTACGCCGTGACGCCGTCGTCCGGACAGCTGGCGCCGTGCGCGGCCGCCGCCTCCGACATCTCGGGTAACGCGTTCTACTGCTCCAAAGCCGATGACGTCGCCTGGGACAGCGAACAGCTGCTACCCAGTCTGCGAAAGCGCTTCGGCGACTTCGTCATTCCCGTCGTGCTGGCCCACGAGTGGGGCCACGCCATCCAGGCGCGCGCCAACTTCCAGGGGCCGACGGTGGTCAAGGAGATCCAGGCCGACTGCTTTGCCGGAGCGTGGGCGGCCCACGCCTCCAAGAGCGACGCATTCAAGGCCAGTGCCGATGATCTGGACAACGCGCTCGCCGGATTCCTCTTCCTGCGAGACGAACCCGGCACCGAGAAGCACGACCCGCAGGCACACGGCAGCGGCTTCGACCGGGTGAACTCGTTCCAGACCGGGTTCGACAACGGCCCGAGCGCGTGCAAAGGCTACAAGCCCGGCGACCCACCTGTGGTCGAGATCCCGTTCAACAGCGCGGCCGACGTGGAGAGCGGCGGCAACGCGCCATACGCGGACATCATCGCGGGCGTGCCCGCCGACCTCGAGGACTACTGGTCGCAGGTCTACCCGAAACTGACTGGCGAGCCCTGGAAGCCGCTGCAGCCCGTTAAGGCGTTCGACCCGGCCGAGGCGCCCACTTGCGGTGGGCAGCCCACTTCCGCGTACGTGCTCTTCTACTGCGTGCCGGAGGACTATGTCGGATTCGATGCGGTCAAGGCCATGCCCGAGATCTATGACCAGGGTGGCGATTTCGCGGTCGCCACGCTGATTGCGACCCAGTACGGCCTGGCGGTGCTCTCACACGGCGGACAGGACGCCAGCAACAAGCTGACGTCGCTGCGCGCCGACTGCATGGCAGGGGCGTGGGCGGCCAGCATCCTGCTCGAGGACCGTCCGGAGAGCCCGTACAAGATGTCACCCGGTGACCTGGACAAGGGCATCACCGCGCTGATCGTCTTCCGGGGTTCAGGTGACGTAGAGCGACAGGGACACGGTTCGGTCCGCGTCGACGCGTACCGCGATGGCGTGATGAACGGCGCCAAAGCCTGCGTGACGCGTTAGTCGTGTTCACGGTCCTGGGGTTCTCGTTGGGCTTCCTCGCCCTGGGTGCTGTGGTGGCGGTGATCAATGTCGTGACAATGGTGTTCACCATCGCGTTCACCGTCTACGCGTCGCTGGCGCTGATCGGGGTGGTCGTCTTCAGCGTCATCGGTATCCGGCGGGTGCTCGACCGACGGCGTTCCAACCAGATCCAGCCGAGTGCGTCACTGACATGACGACGCACGAATACCCCTACTCCCCAGACGAATTCCCGCAGCGGCCGCCGGCGTATCCTCCGCCGTACCCGCCACCGCCCGGGTGGCCGCCGGCCGTGGACGCCTGGGGCCGGCCGCTCTCGGACCGCAGCAGGGTCACCGCGGGTCTGCTGGGCATCTTCTTCGGCAGCCTCGGCATCGGCCGGTTCTACCTCGGCTACACCGGCGTGGGCGTCGCGCAGATCGCGGTAACCTGGCTGACCTGTGGCCTCGGCGGGCTGTGGCCGCTGATCGACGCGATCATGATTCTGAATCGCAAGATTCCCGACGCGCAGGGCCGCATCCTGCGCGACTGACCGCCGCTAGCGCACTCGCACGGGATTGACCACCGCGATCGGTAGCCGCACGGACTCGTGGCCCGGACTGGAGAACCCGGCGTAAAACATTGTGGCGCCGACGAACCAGTGCATCGAGGAGTTGACCGCGCTGGCGCTGGGCGCCGCGTCGAGGGGTAGCGCGATCTGAAAGGGCAGCCGGACCGGGGCGCCTTCGCGCAGTGTCACGTGTTTGTCGAGCTGGACGGTGCGACCGTTGGCGACCTCGTCGAATCCCGGTGTGCGCGTGCGCGGATGGGAATCACGCTGCCACTGCCACTTCACCCGGACATCGCCGGCCGCCAGATCCCGGCTCGGGGTCACGACGACGGCACCGTCGATGGTCTCACCGGCGCGAAACACCAGTCGGGGCAACTCGATGTCGAGTCTGGACGCCGCACTGCCGGTGACCTGTTCGATCCCGCCGAGGTCGGCCGGGGCATCGCCGACGTCGGTGACAACCGTGAACTCGGCCGACTCTTCGACGTCGATACCACGGCGTTGCACAACCAGCCGGCACGACCAGCCGGCGATGCGGGACGACGAAGGCGGTGCCCACGACGGAATCCGGAACGTGGCCGATCCCTCGGTGAATTCAGATGTCGGAGTGGGCAATTCGGCGACAAAGACACCGATCCATTCTTTGGTGTTGCGGTCGGTCCCGTAGGTCGTGCCGACGTCCTGGGTCAACCACATCGCGCCGGTCGCCTCGGTCGCGGCCGCATCGGCATGGCCGGCCCAGCGATAGCGGAAGAAGTTCTGGTAGCCCAATTCGATGCGCGCCGAACTCACGTCGCTGATCGGCTTGGCTGTGCTGACCCGCACGTCGACGGACTGACCGGGGGACACCACCGACGGTGTCACGGTGACCTGCGCCCGGGCAGGCCGGAGAAAACGGCGCACTATTTCTGTCGACTGGCCGCGTACTCTTCGGGCCGGTTCTTCTTCATCCAGGCCCGCATGGGCCAGAACAACACCCACAGCACGGGATACACCGTGACGTAGAACCCGTAGTAACACACGACGGAGAACAGGGCCCCGGCCACCCACGCCGGGTAAGTGAGAATCAGGCAGAACTGCAGGAACTGCTTGATGACGACCGGATAGCCGTCGGCCTGCGACAGGACGAATCGTGGGCTCATCGACGCCAAAAGCCTTCGGACCGTTGATGTCTGCGCTTCGGCCTCGGCCTGAGCCTCGCTGACGTCCCGGCCCCGCTCCGCGCGAGTCAGCCCACGCTCCGGCGGCGGCGGTTCGCTGATACTCATCGGCGGAACGCTAGCCCGCACAATTGGATCCTGATTGGAGGCGGGTGTGCGCGCTACGTGGCCGCGGACACCGCGAGTCGACGGGCCAATTGCTCGTCCCAGATGTGCTCACCCGTGGCGTTGGCCACCGCCTGCGCTCGCTCCAGCAGCTGCTGGGCGTGATCGACGTGACCGTGGTGATTTTCGATGTCGGCGATCAACGCCAGGAAGAACGGCGTCATCACCATGCTGCCGTCGTGGGTGTAGTCACGGAACGCCTCGAAGGCGGCGTCCCGGTCACCACCCTCGCCGGACAGCGTCCGCGCCCACTCGCCGATCATCCGCGCGCAGGCCGCCCACTGCGGCGATCCCGCCGCCATCATCTCCTGGTAGACCTCCTCGGCCGCGGCCACGGTGCCGTCGGTGACGCCCAGGATTGCGTCGATCTCGACGCGCACCAGCTTGGCGGCCAGAATGTCGAAGTGGGCGCGCCGACTCTGCGCCAATTCCAGGGCGACCTTGCGTTGCCGATGTGCGCCCGCGCGGTCGCCGAGAAGCGCCCGGCCCAAACTCAGCCAGCAGTACACCCGGGGGTGGAAGAACACCAACGGGTCGGCGACCGTCTCGGGCGGGGGGAAGCGCGCCATCATGGTTCCCGCGACGGACTCCTGCGCCTCGTGTTCGCCGCGCAGGGTGTGCAGCATGACCTGGACGAAGTGGCTCGACACGCCCACGTCGGGATCGCCGGTCGCCGCGTACTGCGCGACCAATCCGCTGGCCAGGGCCTGCGCTTCGTCGAGACGTCCACGGACGCAGAGCATGTAGCACTGCATCGCTACGGCGCCGTGGTAGTGCTTGCCGCTGGCGTGTTCGCCGATCTCGAACGCGCGCTGCACGGCCGCGGCGGCGGCCGGGCTGTTCTGCCCGTCGAGAATTGCGTGGGCACCGGCCAGATGCAACCACAGACTCGCTTGCCGTTGCAGCGGTTCGGGTTTGGGCGGCAGCTTGCGGCACACCTGCAGCGCGTGTCCCGCGAGGATCGCGATGTCGTCGTATGCCGAGCGGGCCAGGCCCCGCTGGATCGCCGTCTCGTAAATCTCCAGGGCGATCTCGAGATTGATCTCGGTGCCGGCCCGCCAGGCGTGGTCGGCGACGGAGATGACGTCCTCGTAGGCGGCGGTCGCGATGCTCGCGGCGCTGTGGGCGGCGATCGCCGCGTGCACCGCGGCCCGCTCGGAGCCGGGCACCTGCGTGAGCACCGCGTCGTGCAACAGGCCGTGCCCGAACCGGTAGCAGCCCGGCCGGTCGGCGACCTCGTCGAGCAGTCCGGTTTCGTAGGCCGGTCGCAGGCGGGCCTGTACGGTCGACACCGACAGGTCGACGACGTCGGCCAGGTCGGCGATGTCGAACTCGGCGCCGATCACCGCGGCCGCGGCCAGCGCCCTCCTGCTGGGCCGGTCGAGGCGGCCCAGCCGCTGGCCGACCATGCCGGCGACGGCCGCCGACACGTCGTCGGTATGTCCGTCGGATGCGTCGTGCAGCCGGTCGTGCGCGACCAGGACTGAGACGAGTTCCCTGATGTACAAGGGGTTTCCGCCGGTACGGTTCCACACCCGCTGAGACACGGCGCCCTCGGTGCCCGTACCGGCCAGCGCGTCGACGAGGGTGGCCGCGGCGGCGGGCCCGATGCCGTCGAGATGAATCGACCGGGCGGCCTCCAGGCGGACCAGCCGCTCGAAGGTGGGCCGGTTCATCGGCCGGCCGCTGCCGAAGTAGGTCCAGTTGCCGATCACCTGGATCGGCGCGCGCCCGAGTTGCGCGCTCAGCAAGGACAGCGCATTGCCGGACGGGAAGTCGGCCAGATGCAGGTCGTCGAGGACAAGGAGCAACGGGCGGATCGCGGAGAGTTCACACAGCGCCGACACCACACCCTCGATAAGCGCGAAACCCGTTGCGGCAGCCCGGACCCCGGAGTTGATGGCATCGCGTTCGGTCCATTCGGGCACCAGCGCGTCGACCACACCGGGGGCGACCCGGCGCACCGCGTTTCGACCCGGCTGTCCGAGTTCGTCACCGAGTCGGCGCAGCAATTGGATCCACGTCCACATCAGGGGTAACCGGACACCCGGCGGGTGCGCGGCCCACGCGATGGCCATGTCGGCCTTGCGGGCATGCGTCGAAACCGCCTGTGCAAGAGCCGTTTTCCCGATTCCGCTTTCCCCGGTCAACAGGATCAGCCCGCCCGTGCCCGCGCGGGTATTGCCCAATGCAGCGGTGATGCTCTCCAGTTCTGAGTTCCGCCCGACGAACGGGATCTGGCTCTGCGGGTCGGATCCGGGTGAGACGGCGGGGGGTTCGGCCGGCGGGTTGAAATGCAGATCCGTCGCCTTGTCGCAGATCTTGCGGTAAAGGGTCTGCAGACCGTCGCCGGGAGCGGTGCCGAGCTCGCGGTCCAGCGTGGCGCGGGCGCGGTCGAACGCGCGAATCGCGTCGGAGGTGCGGCCGGCCCGGTACAACGCCACCATCAGGTGGCCCCACAGTCGCTCCTCGGTCGAGTCGGCCGCGATGGCCGCCTCGATCTCGGGAACCAAGTCGCCGCCGTCGCCGGATTGCAGCGCCGCATCGAAGCGCGCTTCGATTGCGGTGTGGCGCAACGCGATATAGCGCGTCGCGTCGGCGTGGGCGAAGTCGCGATGGGTGAACTCCCCGAACGGGTCGCCGCGCCACGAGGTCAGCGCCGTACCGAGCTTGTCGAAGGCGGCCGCGGCAGCGCCGCGAACCAGGGCCGCCCGGCCCTCCTTGACCAGGGTCTCGAATCGGTGCAGATCGACCGAGTCGTCGTCGAGCAGGGTGAGCTGGTAGCCGTACGCCCGGGACGCGAGCCGCAGCTTCGGCTGGGCGACGGTGTCGGTCGACACCGGCAGGATGCGCCGCAAATTGGTGACGTAGGCCCGCAGCGATGCCAGCGCCTTGGGTGGGGGCTTGTCCTCCCAGACCGCGTCGATCAGTCGGTCGACGCTGACCACCGTGCCGTGGTTGGCGAGAAGAACGGCCAGCACGCAGCGCTGTTTCGGTCCGCCGAGTGGCGCCAGTGCCCCGCCGACGCGGGCCTCGACCGCGCCGGACAGCTGGTATTCGACCATGACCCCCACCGCGAGCGAAGATGCTGACCGTTGCTAGCGGTCACACGATACATGGCCATAGGTCTGGCCGCGTGCTGGTTGGACCGCACCATCGGTATTACCTGCGAAAACTCTGTGAATTGCTGAGCGGTTGATCCATACTCAGGCCCTGATGAAAACACTCG
The sequence above is a segment of the Candidatus Mycobacterium wuenschmannii genome. Coding sequences within it:
- the mddA gene encoding methanethiol S-methyltransferase, producing MTRADESSSRPAESAVGGVVVAAYGFAVYAVFLLVFLYLIGFVADARLTVGGVQLIPTTIDHGNGDGAVTVGAVLTDLAVLALFGVQHSVMARPAFKRRWTRVIPTSAERSTYVLATNVCLIVLIAAWRPITADVWHVIAQPWRTLLVAVSAAGWLTVLISTYLIDHFDLFGLRQVLARLTRRPAAEHEFATPFFYRLVRHPIYTGFIIAFWCTPAMTLGHLLFAAVMTGYILFAVRLEERDLIAFFGDRYRDYRRRVPMLIPGLGGRS
- a CDS encoding anti-apoptotic protein, which gives rise to MAHSFSRTLFVASAITGTLIGTAACSSGPKMVSKDDIAKQISAKMTDAAGNKPDSVSCPDGLKGQVGAQLNCAMKIKGQDYNVNVTATSVKGDDVEFDMVETVDKDLVASKVSEQLTEKVGRKPDSVTCPDNLKGTPGSTLRCELKDDGQAYGVTVTVTDVDAGDVHFDFKVDDQAK
- a CDS encoding neutral zinc metallopeptidase translates to MPKSADPAASVQIHGDAADPVNKLAIKAIADLQTYWGSEFPKLYGHDYTPVKGGFYAVTPSSGQLAPCAAAASDISGNAFYCSKADDVAWDSEQLLPSLRKRFGDFVIPVVLAHEWGHAIQARANFQGPTVVKEIQADCFAGAWAAHASKSDAFKASADDLDNALAGFLFLRDEPGTEKHDPQAHGSGFDRVNSFQTGFDNGPSACKGYKPGDPPVVEIPFNSAADVESGGNAPYADIIAGVPADLEDYWSQVYPKLTGEPWKPLQPVKAFDPAEAPTCGGQPTSAYVLFYCVPEDYVGFDAVKAMPEIYDQGGDFAVATLIATQYGLAVLSHGGQDASNKLTSLRADCMAGAWAASILLEDRPESPYKMSPGDLDKGITALIVFRGSGDVERQGHGSVRVDAYRDGVMNGAKACVTR
- a CDS encoding TM2 domain-containing protein, with amino-acid sequence MTTHEYPYSPDEFPQRPPAYPPPYPPPPGWPPAVDAWGRPLSDRSRVTAGLLGIFFGSLGIGRFYLGYTGVGVAQIAVTWLTCGLGGLWPLIDAIMILNRKIPDAQGRILRD
- a CDS encoding vacuolar protein sorting-associated family 26 protein, whose protein sequence is MTPSVVSPGQSVDVRVSTAKPISDVSSARIELGYQNFFRYRWAGHADAAATEATGAMWLTQDVGTTYGTDRNTKEWIGVFVAELPTPTSEFTEGSATFRIPSWAPPSSSRIAGWSCRLVVQRRGIDVEESAEFTVVTDVGDAPADLGGIEQVTGSAASRLDIELPRLVFRAGETIDGAVVVTPSRDLAAGDVRVKWQWQRDSHPRTRTPGFDEVANGRTVQLDKHVTLREGAPVRLPFQIALPLDAAPSASAVNSSMHWFVGATMFYAGFSSPGHESVRLPIAVVNPVRVR
- a CDS encoding AfsR/SARP family transcriptional regulator; translated protein: MVEYQLSGAVEARVGGALAPLGGPKQRCVLAVLLANHGTVVSVDRLIDAVWEDKPPPKALASLRAYVTNLRRILPVSTDTVAQPKLRLASRAYGYQLTLLDDDSVDLHRFETLVKEGRAALVRGAAAAAFDKLGTALTSWRGDPFGEFTHRDFAHADATRYIALRHTAIEARFDAALQSGDGGDLVPEIEAAIAADSTEERLWGHLMVALYRAGRTSDAIRAFDRARATLDRELGTAPGDGLQTLYRKICDKATDLHFNPPAEPPAVSPGSDPQSQIPFVGRNSELESITAALGNTRAGTGGLILLTGESGIGKTALAQAVSTHARKADMAIAWAAHPPGVRLPLMWTWIQLLRRLGDELGQPGRNAVRRVAPGVVDALVPEWTERDAINSGVRAAATGFALIEGVVSALCELSAIRPLLLVLDDLHLADFPSGNALSLLSAQLGRAPIQVIGNWTYFGSGRPMNRPTFERLVRLEAARSIHLDGIGPAAAATLVDALAGTGTEGAVSQRVWNRTGGNPLYIRELVSVLVAHDRLHDASDGHTDDVSAAVAGMVGQRLGRLDRPSRRALAAAAVIGAEFDIADLADVVDLSVSTVQARLRPAYETGLLDEVADRPGCYRFGHGLLHDAVLTQVPGSERAAVHAAIAAHSAASIATAAYEDVISVADHAWRAGTEINLEIALEIYETAIQRGLARSAYDDIAILAGHALQVCRKLPPKPEPLQRQASLWLHLAGAHAILDGQNSPAAAAAVQRAFEIGEHASGKHYHGAVAMQCYMLCVRGRLDEAQALASGLVAQYAATGDPDVGVSSHFVQVMLHTLRGEHEAQESVAGTMMARFPPPETVADPLVFFHPRVYCWLSLGRALLGDRAGAHRQRKVALELAQSRRAHFDILAAKLVRVEIDAILGVTDGTVAAAEEVYQEMMAAGSPQWAACARMIGEWARTLSGEGGDRDAAFEAFRDYTHDGSMVMTPFFLALIADIENHHGHVDHAQQLLERAQAVANATGEHIWDEQLARRLAVSAAT